A stretch of DNA from Arthrobacter jiangjiafuii:
TCTCGAGGTCCAGATCCGCGGGAAGGTCGTCCGCCTCGCGGTCCCGGTCCCCCAAGGCCGTCCCCGGAGCCGCCCCCGTCGGAAGGCGGTCCTGAAGGTTGCGGCGGTAGTTGGCAGTACCCCACATCAGGTCGTGGCCCACGCTGTCCGCATCGATGTCCACTGACGTGCCGCTGCGGCCTTCATCGGAAACCCATTGGCGGACCTTGAGCCGCCCGGTCACGATGACACGGTCCCCCTTGTGGATGCTGACGCCGGCGTTCGTGGCCAGCTGGCGGAAACAGCTGACGGCGTACCAGTTTGTCTGCCCGTCAAACCAGGTACCGGCCTCCCGGTCATAGCGCCGTTCGTTGGTGCAGATCCGGAATCCGGCAATCGCCAGGCCGCTCTCGGCAGTGGTGCTGCGTACGTCGGTGGCAACGTAGCCCCGGACGGTGATGGTGTCGCTCATGTCTGTTCCCTGCCTGTCATAAGGGTGCTCCCGTAGCGGGAACCGGACTGGACGGGTTTCCGCCGGCACAGGCAAGTCTTCCGGGGCCGGCTCGGCGTTGCGCGGCGCACGGGCCGACTGTGGATGACCGGTACAGGTTCACGGTCTGTGGAGGACGCTCTTGCCTCGCCCAAGGAGGCCAGCAGGAACAGGATTCAGCCGTGAAGACCAGCAGGCTGATCTTTCGACGCTAGGTGTGTTTGGTGCCCCCGGCAGGATTCGAACCTGCGACCAAGAGATTAGAAGGCTCCTGCTCTATCCCCTGAGCTACGGAGGCGACCTGTCGATGATACTACGCAGAGCGGTTGGCCGACGGCCGCACACGCCGTGGTAACCACGGGGCAGTTTGGGCCCCCGCCTTGCAGCACCCCGTCCCAGCAGCCAGGTCACGTGTTTCCGGTGCGGGAAAAGAAATCTTCGCGCAGCTGCATCTGAGCAGGGGGCCACGTCGGTAATGCAGGTGTAATCACCACCACATCTTCGCTGGACGGCGGAGATGCGACTACCAAGGAGACACCATGCGTAAGACCGTCACCGCCCTCGCAGCAGCCGCAGGCCTGACCGCAGGAGTGGGTTTCATGACCCCCGCCACCGCGGCAGACAATGCCCAGCTTTCCGTCCTGCACGCCGTTCCGGATACTACGGTGGACGTATACGTCAACGGGGCACTTACCCTCGACGATTTCACCCCCGGGACACTGGCAGGCCCGTTGGACCTGCCCCAAGGCAGTTACGAACTGGCGATCACCGCCCCTGATGCCGCCGACGCCTCGGCGCCCATCATCGGGCCGGTCACCGTCCAGCTCGCCTCCGGTGGAAACTACACCGCCGTCGCCAATTTGGACGCGGCAGGTACTCCGACGGCAAACTTCTACACCAATGATCTCTCCACCGTGGCCCCCGGCAAGTCACACCTGACGGTCCGCCACACCGCTGCCGCTCCGGCCGTCGACGTGCTGGCAAACGGAGCCCCCGTCATCACCGGGCTGGAAAACCCCGGCGAGGAGACCCTGGCGGTCGACGCCGGAACCATCTCTGCTTCCGTTGCAGCAGCAGGGACCACAACTCCGGTTATTGGTCCGGCGGACCTTTCACTGCCGGAAGGCACGCACACCTTCGTGTATGCCTGGGGCTCCCTGGAGGACGGGAACCTGGCCCTTGCCACACAGACGATCGAGGGAATGGAGTCAGCACCCAATGCCGTCCCCGGCGCGCTGGTTGCAGCCGAGGACAACAGTGCAGCTTTGGCCGCAGGAGCCGGCGCCACCGTGCTGCTGCTGATCGGCGCTGCCGCCGCGGTACGCCGCAGGACCGCATCAGCTGTCCGCCGGTAGCCGCCGGCACAAAACAAAATGACGACGCCGGTGTCGGGGACCGCTCTCACCGGGCGGCCCCCGACGCCGACGGCCCGCCGGCCCGGTC
This window harbors:
- a CDS encoding single-stranded DNA-binding protein, with translation MSDTITVRGYVATDVRSTTAESGLAIAGFRICTNERRYDREAGTWFDGQTNWYAVSCFRQLATNAGVSIHKGDRVIVTGRLKVRQWVSDEGRSGTSVDIDADSVGHDLMWGTANYRRNLQDRLPTGAAPGTALGDRDREADDLPADLDLETGELAGTASLESALADTGDGPDDPFAVSGGSGSGHGTMGG
- a CDS encoding DUF4397 domain-containing protein; the encoded protein is MRKTVTALAAAAGLTAGVGFMTPATAADNAQLSVLHAVPDTTVDVYVNGALTLDDFTPGTLAGPLDLPQGSYELAITAPDAADASAPIIGPVTVQLASGGNYTAVANLDAAGTPTANFYTNDLSTVAPGKSHLTVRHTAAAPAVDVLANGAPVITGLENPGEETLAVDAGTISASVAAAGTTTPVIGPADLSLPEGTHTFVYAWGSLEDGNLALATQTIEGMESAPNAVPGALVAAEDNSAALAAGAGATVLLLIGAAAAVRRRTASAVRR